GGAACTGCAAAGCCAGCCTTTTATTGAATTTGTCCACCCAGACGACCGGGAAGCAACGATTGCTCAAGCGCAACAACTTTCTATCGGTATAGATACAATTTCTTTTGAAAATCGCTACCGCTGCAAAGACGGCTCTTACCGATGGCTGTTGTGGAAAGCAACGCCCTTATCGGAACAGCAATTAATTTACGCAGTTGCTCATGACATTACCGAGCGCAAGCGTCATGAAGAAGAAATGCGAAACACCCAAAGATTTCTGAACTCGATTGTCGAAAATATTCCCCATATGATTTTCGTCAAAGATGCTAAAGAACTTAATTTCGTCCGTTTTAATAAAGCGGGTCAAGAATTACTTGGTTTTAATCGCCAAGAGTTGCTGGGAAAGAATGGCTATGCTTTGTTTACTAAAGAAGAAGCAGATTTTTTCAATGCCACCGATCGAGAAGTGCTGGCAACTAGAAAAATTGTAGATATTCCAGAAGAACAGATACAAACAAAACATAAAGGTTTAAGAATATTACATACTAAAAAGTTACCAATTTTAGATGCCCAAGGAAAACCGCAGTATTTATTAGGGATTTCTGAAGATATTACCAGTCGCAAGCAGGCGCAGGAGGAGCTGCGAAAAAGTGAAGAATGCTTCCGCTTAGTCGTAGAAGGGGTAAAAGATTATGCAATCTATATGCTCGACCCCAAGGGATATGTGGTGAGCTGGAATGCGGGAGCAGAAAGGATTAAAGGATATCGAGCAGAGGAAATCATCGGTCAGCATTTTTCTTGTTTTTATGAGCCAGGGGAAGATCAACAAGCGATCGCGCAAAATGAATTAGAAAACGCGATCGCTCAAGGGAATAGCGTTGCCGAAGGCTGGCGCGTCCGGAAGGATGGTTCGCGGTTTTGGGCGCACGCGGTCGTGACCCCCTTATATGATGATGCGGGAAATCTGCGCGGCTTCTCCAAAGTGACGCGGGACATTACCGACCGCAAAAAAGCAGAAGAAGCATTAGCGCTGCAAGCCCGTCTGGCTCACTTTTGCGCCGAGGTGGATTCTGCCCTCACACAAAGCGACACCCTGCAAAGCATTTTGCAGCGCTGCACTGAGGCAATGGTGAAGTATTTGGATGCAGCATTTGGTCGGATCTGGACGCTTAACCGGGAAGAGAGGGTGCTGGAGCTAAAAGCTAGTGCCGGGATGTCCGCGCAGGTTGAGGGCTTATATCGCCGCGTTCCGATCGGCACCCTGAAAATCGCCAAAATCGCCCAAACTCGCCAACCCTACCTGACCAATTCTGTCGTAGACGATCCTCAGATTCTGGACAGAGAATGGGCGGTGCGGGAAGGAATGGTCGCCTTTGCTGGATATCCCCTGATTATTGAAGGCTCTGTGATGGGAGTGATGGCAATATTCGCCCGTCAGCCCCTCAATGAATCCGTTCTCCAGTCCCTGGAATTTGCAGGGGACAGGATTGCCCTATGGATGGAACGCAAACAGGCACAAGAGGAATTAAAGCGGCAGAACTTGCGATCGCAATTATTTGCCGAAATCACCCTAAAAATTCGCCAGTCCTTACACCTCGAAGAAATTCTCCAAACCACCGTTACCGAAGTCAGAAAATCTCTCGCGTGCGATCGCGTAGTGATTTATCGTCTGGCAGCCGATAAAACGGGTACAGTCGTCACCGAAAATGTTGTTTCTGGTCTGCCCCCCTTATTGGGGCAAACTTTCAGTGCGGAAATCTTCCCCGAAACTTACCATGAGAGCTACTGCCACGGAAAAATCAGGATCGTGGCTGACGTAGAAAATGCTGAGATTTCCCCTTGTCACCGGGAATTTTTGCAGCATTTGGCAGTCAGGGCAAAATTAGTCATCCCAATCTTGCAGAAAAACGAACTTTGGGGACTGCTGATTGCCCACCAATGTACCTCGCCCCGACAGTGGTCTAGCTTTGAAGTCGAACTGCTGCAACAACTCGCAGACCAAGTCGGCATTGCCCTGGCTCAATCCCAACTCCTAGAAGAAGAAACCCGCCAGCGCCAGGAATTAGAGATCGCCCGTCACCAAGCTGAGTCAGCTTCTCAAGCCAAAAGCGCCTTCTTGGCAAACATGAGCCACGAAATCCGCACCCCCATGAATGCCGTTTTGGGGATGACTGGGCTGCTTTTAGACACTCCCCTGACTACAGAGCAAAAGGATTTTGTTGAAACGATTCGCATTAGTGGAGATGCCCTTCTGTGCTTGATTAACGAGATTTTGGACTTATCCAAACTAGAGGCTGGAGAGATGGATCTTGAAGTTTTAGACTTTGACTTATCTACTTGTGTAGAAGAAGTTTTAGATTTATTAGCTCCCCAAGCTCATGCCAAGGATCTGGAAATTGCTGCCTTGGTCTATCGCAACGTTCCCACCCACCTCCAAGGCGATGTCGGTCGTCTGCGGCAAATTCTCACCAACCTGATTGGCAATGGCATTAAGTTCACCAACGCCGGTGAAATTGTGGTCAGGGCAGAACTACAATCAGAAACCTCCTCAAATTCTCTTGGGAAGGGCGAATCAGAGGACGTAGTAACGATTCGCTTCTCTGTCAGCGATACTGGCATTGGCATCACCCCAGAAAATATGAGCCAATTGTTTCAACCCTTTTCCCAGGTAGACTCCTCCGCCACGCGCCAGTATAGCGGCACCGGCTTGGGACTGGTCATCTGCAAACAGCTCGTCACCTTAATGGGAGGAGAAATTGGCTTTGAGAGCCAACCAGGGAAGGGAAGCAAGTTTTGGTTTACAGTGCCTTTCAACAAGCAAGCGGAACGGATAACACCCGCCATCCAAACTTCTAGCAGTTTAGCGGGGCGGCGTCTGTTGGTAGTGGATGACAATGCCACGAACCGCAAAGTGGTTCGCTCTCAGTCGGCACGCTGGGGGATGCAAGTCGATGAGGCGGATGGTGCTGCCAGCGCTATGAGAGTTTTGCAAGAAGCGCTGGAGTGGGGAATTCCCTACGATGTGGCGGTGATTGATATGCAAATGCCGAACGTTGATGGCATTACTTTGGGCGAGCAAATCAAAGGAAATCCCATGCTGGCGAATTTACCCTTAATTATGCTGACTTCTGCCGATCAGCGAGGGGAGGCACAACGGGCGACGAAGGCAGGATTTGCGGCTCATTTGATTAAGCCAGTCAAGCCATCTCGCTTACTGGATACCATTATCTCCATCTTGGGCAAGCAAGAGGAACAGAGGGAGAGAGGCAAAGAGGTCGAGGAGAAGATTCTTTCACCCCAGCCTTCCCAACCTTCGCAGCCTTCCCAAGTCCCCATTCCCCCTTCCTCCTTCCCGGCTTCCCAAAGCAAGTTGCGAATTTTGCTAGCTGAGGACAATCTGATTAATCAAAAAGTTGCCCTCAAGCAGCTAAGCACTTTGGGGTATGACGCCGATGTTGCTGCGAACGGGAAGGAAGTCGTAGAGCTATTAGAAAAAGTTCCCTATGACTTAGTTCTGATGGACTGTCAGATGCCGATTCTCGACGGTTATGAAGCAACGCGAGAGATTCGGCGGCGACAAACCGAAAGTTCGAGCCGTACCATCGTCATTGCCCTAACCGCTAATGCGATGAAAGAAGACCGCAAACGCTGTCTTGATGCTGGGATGGATGACTATTTGAGTAAGCCAGTATCCAGAGAACAGTTATCTGCGGTAATTGAGCATTGGACGAAAGTCATTTTTCAGGGTGCAGTTGCCAGTAGTGGAAGTGTTGCCACACCGGAAGATGTAGAGACACCAGATGGCGCGTCTTTACAAGATTTGGTGGATTGGGAACATCTGCATCGACTTTCTGAGGGCAGCGCGGAGTTTGAGCTGGAACTGATGCAAATGTTCTTCACAGAAGTTCAAGAGCATCTGGAATTGGTAAAAAGAGCGATCGCTATCAATGATTTTGATAGTCTGGCAAAAGAAGCCCATCACATCAAAGGTGCCAGTGCCAACGTTGGAGTAGAGGGGATGCGAGATAATGCCCAAAAGCTGGAGGAACTCGCCTCTCACTCCCAACTTGAGGGAGTTGTTGACCTGCTATTCGAGTTAGAAACATTGCTTGAGCGTATTAAAGTCTTTGTGAAGGCAAACGTGAAGTTGAATTATTGATTGTTCGCGGTTGCTAGCTTCATAACCATGAACCTAGCAGCTTAGGCACACACGAACAATTTAACTAGGGTATTGAATTGGAATTTCAATCCAAAACTCAGTTCCTTGTCCGGGTTCTGAAAAACACTTCAACACTCCTCTATGTTTTTCAACCACAATTTGATAGCTGATAGCTAGCCCCAAACCTGTGCCTTGACCCACTGGCTTAGTCGTGAAAAAAGGATCAAAAATACGATTTTTCACATCTGCCGTCATTCCAGATCCGTTGTCTTTAATCTGAATCACTACATAGGAAGGATGAGGGATGTTAGCGTAGCGCTGCTTACCACGGGATGGGGAGTCAATGGAAGAATCTGTTTCATCTTTCATGCTTCCATCTTCATCCTTCAAAAAGGTAGAGATGGTAATTATACCAGAATGTTTTCGATTTTTGTTGTAATTATCAACAGCATCAATAGCATTATTGAGGATATTCATAAATACCTGGTTCATCTGTCCAGCATGACACTCAACGTCGGGCATATTGCCATACTCTTTAATAACTTGAATAGCAGAACGACCCTCTTTTTCTCTCAGCCGATTCTGCAAAATTAATAGAGTGCTATCTAACCCTTGGTGAATGTCAACCGCCTTCATGCCCGCTTCATCCAGGCGCGAAAAATTGCGTAGAGATAACACAATTTGGCGAATTCGATCAGTCCCTATTTTCATTGAAGTTAATATTTTTGGTAAATCTTCAACGAGGTAATCAAGGTCGATAGCTTCAATCTCGTCTTGAATCTCAGGGACAGGATGGGGATAGTACTGCTGGTAAAGACTCAGGAGATTTAGTAAATCTTGAGTATATTGATTAGCGTGAACAAGATTGCCATAGATAAAGTTAACTGGATTGTTAACTTCATGGGCTATACCAGCAACCAATTGACCCAAACCAGACATTTTTTCACTTTGAATTAGTTGGGATTGCGTTTGTTGCAGTTTTTGCAAAGTTTGCTCTAGCTGGATTGTTTTTTCTCTTAACTGAGCCTCGGATTTCCGCAGTGATTCCTCTGCTTTTTTGCGATCTGTGATGTCAGTGGAAATGCCACAGACTGCATAAGGAAACCCAGCTCGATCGTACAGAGGAAACTTGAGCGAAACGTAGGTATGTAAGCCGTCTTCATAAAGGACATTTTCTTCCCAGCAAATCTCGGTTTTGGCTGCTAAGACTTTTTGATCGTTCGCCATAACTATCTCAGCCGCTTCTGGGGAAACTATATACGAGTCAGTCTTCCCTTTTATATCTTCTTTCGTGACATTGAATAAATTTTCAAATCGGCGGTTAATCAGAATGTATTTGCTTTCTTTATCCTTGACATAAATTACTGCTGTAGAGTTATCTATGATATCTTGTAGCTGTTTTTCCCTTTCCTGCTGTGTTTCTTCCGCCTGCTTACGCTTGGTAATATCAGTGTTTAAGCCAGCGATACGATAGGGACTACCGCTAGCATTTCTCACCAAACCTCCGCGAGAGAAAACCCATCGATAGGTGCCATCCTTGTGTAATAAGCGGTGTTCTGATTCGTAATAGGCCGTGCTGCCGTCAAAATGAGCTTGAAGGGTGGCTAATACCTGTTCCAAATCATCAGGATGCACCTTTTTTTTCCATTCATCAAAGTTATTTTGCATCTCATCTTCCGTGAAGCCAAGTATATTTTTCCAGCGTGCTGAAAAAAAGATTTCGTTGGTTTCGAGATTCCAGTCCCAGAGTCCATCGTTAGCTCCTAGAACAGCCAGCTCAAAAAGCTCTTGGCTCTGAAGTAATAACTGTTCGCTTTGTTGTAAAATTGGAACTTCACTTTCTACTTTTTTATTGCCAAGCAATAACTCATTTGTTAGATTGGTCATAAATAACTCCAGTTTAGCCTCAATCGTTAATTGCAAACTTGCATCAAGCAAAATATAACTATGTTACTAATTTTTTATTAAAACTTTATTTAGAATACGTAGGGTTTGCGATAAAATCATAGAAAAAACACTTAAATATCTTTGGAAAAAGTTTGACGTTCACAACTTACAATTTACAAAAAAATTGTTTTTGTGAAGGTAATTATTAAAACAAATGACGGCTCAAAGTTTACATTTAATATCATTAATTTACAGCAGTTAGTGGCGACTAAATCAGTAAATTGCTATACACTATCATCCTAAAGTTTGTAGTTTCTAGATATTAGCCTCACATTTTATAGAAACCATCCCATTTTGGCAATGTCGTTGCTATACTCTACAACCTGAATACAAGAAAATAATAGTTTCATTTACCATTTAATTTTTAAATCTGAGTCTCTATTAATCAATATTCCCAAAACTGCTATAGCAATTACTATTTCACTAAAAATCTTTAACATTATATCTATCTGGAAAATACGTTATGACCCTATATGTAGTATATTGACTCGCTAATTGAGCCTAAAAAGACTCTAGATATAGTCTTATCTGCTAATTTCTGCATAAGCCTATCTCATAAAAAACAAGAGGCTGGGTTCGCAACCCAGCCTCTTGTTGTCTCAGTAGTATTACTTAGGTAATACTGAGGTACCAGCTTGGCTAATTAAATTTAAGAAAAAGAAACACTGTAGATGCCATCTAAGAAAGCTACAATCGCACCGCGCATTTCTTGTGCGCCTCGCCATACAGCCTCTAACTTTGGATCGGATTTTGGTATTAAATGAGCGAGTTCAAAAACTTCACTGACATGATCTACTTCAAGTTCCTCGTGCATGGTAATCCAAGTAAGTTTCTCAGGTGCGATCGCATTTTGCCTGCGGACTTCATTTCCCAAGCATTGGTCGATTTGCAACGCGCTAACTTCACTAGCAATAAATGCTCCAACTCCTTCGTAGGGATCTTGAATGAAGAAAAGCTTCTCACCGCGTTGACCAAATTCGCGTCCAGGTGCCAACAGTTCTTCGGTGTAATTTTCCAAACGCCAAGGTTCAAGACCATCAACCAACTGCTGTAGCATCACGCTGTGAATGCGAGAAAAGTTTCCCTCACCCAGTTCTTCATTCAACTGTTTGGCAACGATACTCCGCATCCGGTTATCATCTATCCGAGCTGCTAAGCTGGCAAGCCAACGCACAAAATTTTTGGATACTCCCCCTTGTACATTCATATTCATGGTGAAGATCCAAATAGCAGTAAGATTAACTGGCTCTTGCCTTAGCCGTTGGAAAAGAGGGTGTTCGGCAAGGGACTGCTGTTCGTAAAGGCGGACAATTTCGTTTGCTGGTGATAAGGAAAGCTCTTGGGTTGGCATTGTTTAACCTAATTAAATCCAGAAATTGGCAACAATCAAACTTCAAGAAGGCTAAATGAAAGTTTTCGCACGGTGCCTTAAACTCGATAGCTTTATATTGACCGTCTCCTTAATAATTGCTTCATTTTAGGTTTATGACATCGGCAAACTCACTATCAGTAGATTTACGGAGCGCTGTTTTCTTCATTGAATTTCTGAGGGCAGTGCCGAGTTTGAGCTGGAATTGGTGAAAAGAGCGATCGCTATCAATGATTTTGATAGCCTTGCAAAAGAAGCCCATCATATTAAAGGTGCCAGTGCCAACGTCGGAGTAGAGGGGATGCAATACAATGCCCAAAAGCTGGAGGAAATGTCCTCCCACCAACAACTTGAGGGAGGGATTGAGATAGTATCCGCATTAGAAACATCCCTCAGCCGGATTCAAGCTTGGCTGAAGGAAATTTAAGGATATTGCTAATTGGTAGTAATTCCCTTCTGCTTCTCTACTTCTATGACGACTTCCTTGGCAAAGGGGTTATGAAAAAACGATCCGGTTTGGGGTGGCAGTATAGGATCGAGAACAATTTCGGCAAGACTTTTTCCCACACCTGTTAAGGGAATTGCCAGAATCACCCCTAACAATCCTCCCAATTTCGCTCCGAGGAGGAGAGAGACGAAGATAATAACTGGCGATAGACCTGTCAAATTGCCCATAATTCGGGGGGCGACCAAATTATCTTTGATCTGCTGAAGTGCGATCGCTACGGCTAAGACTTGCAGCGCCTGAAACCAATTGATAAACGCGACCACAATCACAACTGTGGCGATTCCTAAAGTTGCTCCGATAAAGGGAATGATTTCCATCAACCCAATAAAAACCGCAAATACCAGGAAAAATGGCACGTGTAATGCCCAAAATGCGAGGGAAAGAGTAGCCGCCATAAACACACCCAATAACACCTGACCCGACACAAATCGCTGCAAATTTCGTTGCAGTGATTCTGTCAAACCGTCTTTAATTTTGGGTGAGAAAATACTCGTCAGCCCCCGCCAAACTCGCTCACCATCAATGAGCATATAAAACGAAATGACGAGAATCAGAATTAAGTCAAAAAACCAGTTAAAGGTGCCTAATACTAAGCCAAAACCTCTGGTAGCGATCGCTTGGGCTTGCGCTTGGACTCGTGCCAACAACTCAGAAGCCAAAATTCGCACATCAAACGGCAAATTGTGTTCGGCACTCCAAGCTTGGAAGGCAGCTAATTGCTGTTGTCCAGACTCCAGCAGCGAAGGCAAATTTGTCACCAATTGCCGCCCCTGATTAAACACTGGCGGCACTACAGTCAGGGCAATGAGTACCAGCGTTAAGGCGGCTATCAAATAAACTAAGATTGCTGCCAGACTCCGGGGCAAGAAAGTTTGCAAAACGGCAACCGCATAGTTGAGAAAAAAGGCAATCAGTCCAGCGGTGAGCAAAATGCTAATCAACTCACCCACATATCTCAGAGCCAAAATCGTCACCCAACCGCTTGTCAGAACGAGCAGCCAAGTGATTAGAAACTGTTGGAGGGGTGAAAAGGCACGATTCATCTTTGCTCTATCTCAACGGGGGAGAGTAGGTAATAGGACTCTTGCTAAAATACCCCAGAAAAAACTTATCTTTCAAGACAGCAGCTTATTTTTAGGAGCTAGTAGGGATAGTGTTGGCAAAAAAAACAAATAATTTAATATCTAGTTGCTAGGCAACGATAGATAAGATGGGGTTAGCGAGTGAAATCTTATACCATTTTGTTTTTCTCTGCAACAGATAAACCTTCTGCCTTCTTTTTTGTAGCGTTAGCGAAGCGGTACGCTCTTCACAGCGCCGAGCTAGGGGGATGATTTATGTAGTGCTTTCAAAACTCAAATGCTATTAACTAAGCGGCTTGGCGTCGCAGCTAGCAGTCTTAAGAGCTAATGCTAGTTGTGAGTTTTTATCGGCAACGCGATCGCAAACTCTGTTCCTTGCCCAAACTCCGAAATCACGTCAATTTTTCCCTTGTGCTTTTCAACGATTTGGTAGCAGATAGAGAGTCCTAAGCCAGTGCCTTTACCTACTGGCTTTGTTGTGAAGAAGGGATTAAACAGCTTGTCTTTAATTTCTAAAGGAATTCCAAAACCATTATCTCGAATTCTTACTCGAATATAGTTAGAGTTGAGCCGTTCCGTGTGAATCAGAATCTGCGAGTTTTTGGTGGTTATATTTTGATTTTGAATGAGAAATCCCTTGTTTATCGCTTCCGCTTCTTCCTGCTTCTCATTTTTGCTCTTGGTCTCTTCCAAAGCATCAATTGCATTACTGATAATATTCATAAATACTTGGTTGAGTTGAGCTGGGTAACACTCAACGAGAGGCAAATCTTCATACTCTTTGATTACCTCAATTCCCTGCTTAAGACGGTGATTGAGAATCAACAACGTGTTTTCTATCCCTTCATGGATATCGACTGGTTTCATCTCAGATTCATCCAGCCGGGAGAAGTTTCGCAAAGACAAAACAATTTGCCGGATACGTTCAGTGCCCATCTTCATAGAAGACAAGATTTTGCTAAAATCTTCCGTAAGGAAGTCCAAGTCAATTGCTTCTATCTCGTGTTGAAGAAGAGGGGTAGGGTGAGGGTACTGCTGCCGATAGAGATGTACTAAATTAAGCAGTTCTTGCGTATAAACGTTCGCGTGTTCTAGATTACCGTAGATGAAATTGATGGGGTTATTAATTTCATGAGCGATACCTGCAACTAGCTCTCCCAAACTGGACATTTTTTCAGTTTGAATGAGTTGAGATTGGGTTTGTTGGAGTTCTTGGAGCGCTTGAGTCAGTTCCTCGGTTCGTTGTTCTACTCGCTCCTCTAGTGTCTGACGAGCTAACTCTAGTTCGTGAGTATATTCTCCTACCCACTGTACCAGGCAATTTAGAGAGGTTGCTAATGACCCTACTTCATCCTCAGTGGTAACTGGACTGCGGAGGTCAAAGTTAGATTCTTGAGTGATGGCTCTGGCAACTTGAGTGACTGCTTCGAGGGGACGAGCGATCGCACGAGCCGTAATAATCGCCAACGCCACCGCGATCGCCACTGACAGCATCATACTCCCAACAATAATTTGCAACCTTAGTGTCTCGGCTTGCCTAAGCTTGTTTTTTGCTTCTATCTGTTGAGATTCTGCTGTCTCTTCCAGCCTAGTTAAACTCTCTGCTAATCGGTCAAAACTAACAATGATATTAGTAGCTGTTGTGCTTGTGATAGAATTCAAGAACTTTTGCTGCGCTACCGAAATTTCTTCGGTTTTCAAGTTAGCTGGATCGATTTGCCGCCAGAGCAACTTAATTAGCTGAGTGTATGATTCGATATTGGTTTTATAACCCTTCAATAAAGCCTTTAAATCTGTAGGTTTTGCGGCTAAACTATCGGGGTAGCTGTCTATAAAAGAGTGGAACTCTGATAATATTGTCTCGCTCCGATTAACACTTGTAAAAAACTTAGCAGTTTCGTAGTCAAACCAAATTGGTTCTCCTAGTACAGTAACCAACCGCTGTGGGTGCGCTCGCAGTTCGCCAACAGCATTTTCTAAGTCACTAAGGAGATTTTGCTGCTTCTCGGCAATTATTAACTGCTTTTGAGCCTTCTTTTCGTAATAGTCTCCACTAATTAGACCAATCGTTGTTCCTAAAACCGCGATGCCGATAGCCAAGGAATAACCGTAACCAATTTTTTTGGCTATACTCAAACGTGAAATGAAGCATCCTACCCAGTTTGTAGAAAATTTCAAGGTGTTCCCTTGGTTATCTAAGTTAGGCTTATCTGCAACCCCCATGTCTTTTGAGACTCATTGAGGAAAGTCTAGAGGTTTAAAAAAATAAGAAATATATTCCAACAATAGTCAAATTAAGTGATTAAATCTATTGAACAAAACTACCTTGCCCAATGGCTTTATAGACCTCGCGAATCATATTGTAATCAGCATCATTCGCCGGAACTATCTGAGAGCCTTTGTACTTACCTTCCTCGACGGATAAAAGACTTTGAATCAGTTTATCCTGATTTTTAATTGCGCGATCGCTCATCTCTTTAACGAATTCAGGAGCGAGCTTACTACTGGCAACAAATAAGTCATGGGGGAGAAGTGGCCCTTTCACGATTAGCGGTAACTCACTTTCAGATAAACCTTCATCTTGAAGGAATTTCTCATACTTAACAGTAGACCCTCCCCAAGCATCAACCTCACCTTTCTTCAAGGCAGGTAGTCCCTGACTTCCTAACATGAGGATTTTTAGGTCAGATTTAGGATCTAATCCAGCATCAATCAAAAACTTGGTGGGACCCAGATAACCGCTGGTTGAGCCTAACTGCCACATGGCAATTTTTTTACCTTTTAACTGTGCTACTGACTCGATCTTGCTGTTAGCAGAGACACAGATAGCGGCATGGTAGTTTGGTCGAGTGATGCCGATGACAGGAACTGCATTTGTCCTGGCACGCATGATTACATATTCCGAAGGGCCTGTGAGAACAAGATCCAGCTGATCTGACTGTAAGGCGGCGGCAGCGGCGATGTATGTTTCAACGGGGACAAACTCAAGTTTCGTTTCCAGTACCTCCTCTAGTGCCATCCGCAATCCCCCATAATTACGCTGCAACTCTTCAAGGCTCGGAATATCGGTTACTGTAAATCGGAGCTTTTCAGGGAAATTTCTGGCATTTGAAGGCGAATCTCTATCATTAGGGTTACTTGCTGCGGTACAGCTTGTGATTAATATTAGGGAATACCAAAGAAAATGCCGTCGTCGCATATTTTTTGCCAACAAACAAATAGAAATAATTCTAACTAATTAAAATTAGATTTTAGTTAAGAATAGGTCGTAAGCTATTTAACTCTAATCGTAGAATAAAAAATTAACTTTAAAAGTCTTATAAAAAGGTTTGTCGTTATTAAAGTTGCAGGCATGGGCAGCTTATTTTCCCGCAGAACGCGAGATTAGAGCCGCCCATATTTCTATAAGTATTAACCTTAGCGATAGCGAAGCGCCGACCTGTCTGTTCGCGCTTGTCTTACTGACATAGGCGAACGATACGACCTTATGGCGATAGGAATGCGATCGCTTACACGAACCTCTTGTAGCGACTCCATCGTCACGTTATATTCCTTTCCAATCGAATTTCTAAAAACCGATTACCACAGCGCCTGCACTGGCTCTTCTTCGGGTGGTAGGTCTACCTGCGATGGGGTATTCGGAATGCTGCGGGTTGCAGGTTGTTGTTGCTGTTGCGTTACTGTAGGGGTTGTTGCCGTAGGGGTTACGGTTGGAACTGGGCTAACCGTAGTGGTCGGCGTCGGAGAGGGCGATGGGGTTGTAGTTTGACTACCCGCCGGAACCGCCGGAACCACTTGACCCGCACTCTGATCGCCGAGGGGGAAGCGCACGCCCACTATACCGCCTAAAAAAATAGCAAGAGCTACTACAAAAATCACGCCGGGGATTATTTGATCGCGCATCGCTTAGGGGTGAAGGCTTAGTTTAGTTCATCTTATCCCAGTCAAAAACCTTGAGCTGTTTGCTCAAGGTAATAACTTTGTGTATTTTCACGAATTTTCTATCAATGCAACTCACCCCACCGACGGACTTCTCAGCAAGTTGACCTGAAAAAGTAGAGGCGGGGAAAACTCCCTCTACTCGCAGGTTTCTTTAGGAGAAAAATTTTCATCCAGCTAGGAACGTCAAATCTAAGGTAAATACTTTTGCACCACGCTCCAGCCGGTTAGGGAAACCCAAGCTAATCCCACGAATAGCACCAGATTGGTTGCAATATGAACCGAACGCGCCCAAGCTCGGTTGGGATTAATGAGAATGGCACTTCCCGCTGAGAGCAACACTAATACCACCACCGCCCAACCGGCAATCCAGTGCGCCGAGTGAGCGAGACTGCCATAATGACCTAACGTGCCGACAATCCCAATAGCTAGTAGCAGCAAGACGAGAGCCACCAGAATTGCGCCCGTGGCGTAGTGAAAAGGACGCAACCATCGCGGTTGCGAACTTCTTTGCTGACGAGCCGCAAACATCCAACTGCCGCTGACTCCCAGTAATAGGTAGGCTAACAGCGACAAGCCCATCGACCAAGCAGCAATTTTCCAGAGCCAGAGAA
This genomic stretch from Coleofasciculus sp. FACHB-1120 harbors:
- a CDS encoding PhnD/SsuA/transferrin family substrate-binding protein; the protein is MRRRHFLWYSLILITSCTAASNPNDRDSPSNARNFPEKLRFTVTDIPSLEELQRNYGGLRMALEEVLETKLEFVPVETYIAAAAALQSDQLDLVLTGPSEYVIMRARTNAVPVIGITRPNYHAAICVSANSKIESVAQLKGKKIAMWQLGSTSGYLGPTKFLIDAGLDPKSDLKILMLGSQGLPALKKGEVDAWGGSTVKYEKFLQDEGLSESELPLIVKGPLLPHDLFVASSKLAPEFVKEMSDRAIKNQDKLIQSLLSVEEGKYKGSQIVPANDADYNMIREVYKAIGQGSFVQ
- a CDS encoding DUF4079 family protein; this translates as MNLPSFLWLWKIAAWSMGLSLLAYLLLGVSGSWMFAARQQRSSQPRWLRPFHYATGAILVALVLLLLAIGIVGTLGHYGSLAHSAHWIAGWAVVVLVLLSAGSAILINPNRAWARSVHIATNLVLFVGLAWVSLTGWSVVQKYLP
- a CDS encoding Hpt domain-containing protein, with the translated sequence MKRAIAINDFDSLAKEAHHIKGASANVGVEGMQYNAQKLEEMSSHQQLEGGIEIVSALETSLSRIQAWLKEI
- a CDS encoding ATP-binding protein; its protein translation is MSIAKKIGYGYSLAIGIAVLGTTIGLISGDYYEKKAQKQLIIAEKQQNLLSDLENAVGELRAHPQRLVTVLGEPIWFDYETAKFFTSVNRSETILSEFHSFIDSYPDSLAAKPTDLKALLKGYKTNIESYTQLIKLLWRQIDPANLKTEEISVAQQKFLNSITSTTATNIIVSFDRLAESLTRLEETAESQQIEAKNKLRQAETLRLQIIVGSMMLSVAIAVALAIITARAIARPLEAVTQVARAITQESNFDLRSPVTTEDEVGSLATSLNCLVQWVGEYTHELELARQTLEERVEQRTEELTQALQELQQTQSQLIQTEKMSSLGELVAGIAHEINNPINFIYGNLEHANVYTQELLNLVHLYRQQYPHPTPLLQHEIEAIDLDFLTEDFSKILSSMKMGTERIRQIVLSLRNFSRLDESEMKPVDIHEGIENTLLILNHRLKQGIEVIKEYEDLPLVECYPAQLNQVFMNIISNAIDALEETKSKNEKQEEAEAINKGFLIQNQNITTKNSQILIHTERLNSNYIRVRIRDNGFGIPLEIKDKLFNPFFTTKPVGKGTGLGLSICYQIVEKHKGKIDVISEFGQGTEFAIALPIKTHN
- a CDS encoding AI-2E family transporter, which gives rise to MNRAFSPLQQFLITWLLVLTSGWVTILALRYVGELISILLTAGLIAFFLNYAVAVLQTFLPRSLAAILVYLIAALTLVLIALTVVPPVFNQGRQLVTNLPSLLESGQQQLAAFQAWSAEHNLPFDVRILASELLARVQAQAQAIATRGFGLVLGTFNWFFDLILILVISFYMLIDGERVWRGLTSIFSPKIKDGLTESLQRNLQRFVSGQVLLGVFMAATLSLAFWALHVPFFLVFAVFIGLMEIIPFIGATLGIATVVIVVAFINWFQALQVLAVAIALQQIKDNLVAPRIMGNLTGLSPVIIFVSLLLGAKLGGLLGVILAIPLTGVGKSLAEIVLDPILPPQTGSFFHNPFAKEVVIEVEKQKGITTN